A DNA window from Flavisolibacter ginsenosidimutans contains the following coding sequences:
- a CDS encoding DUF4293 domain-containing protein yields MIQRIQSVWLLLAAIFAAITFSVPFYVGTPLSADIAPQLTAKSNMLLIVLTVLTGLTAFASIFLFENRKLQLKVAVAGLVLTLALLTDYILQLKYFTAGAFALSCVLHFGILGLYILAIRGIRKDQKLIKSLDRLR; encoded by the coding sequence ATGATTCAACGCATACAATCCGTGTGGCTCTTGCTGGCTGCTATCTTCGCCGCTATTACGTTTAGTGTTCCTTTTTACGTGGGCACGCCACTATCGGCCGATATTGCTCCGCAGTTAACGGCTAAATCCAACATGCTGCTTATCGTGCTGACAGTATTAACGGGCCTAACGGCTTTTGCTTCCATCTTTTTGTTTGAGAATCGCAAGTTGCAACTCAAAGTTGCGGTTGCCGGACTCGTGCTCACGCTTGCTTTGCTTACAGACTACATTCTTCAATTGAAATACTTTACTGCCGGCGCCTTTGCCCTTTCCTGCGTTCTTCATTTTGGCATTCTGGGTCTTTACATTTTGGCTATACGAGGAATTAGAAAAGATCAAAAGCTAATTAAAAGCCTCGACCGGCTTCGATGA
- a CDS encoding carboxypeptidase-like regulatory domain-containing protein — protein sequence MRSFLVLLFFSWLTVAHAQTLLKGVVLDEEKHTPVPKASVFLSNTSIGTTANDEGGFALNVPAGKFELVVSSVGYATYSQSINTNEVLGFITIKLTPKAPELETIIIEPYEKDGWEKWGKWFTDNFIGTTEYSRDCRIKNPEALKFRNSKKNNTLTAVAVAPLQIENKALGYRITYQLEDFRYNFKTRMLFYAGFPFFQNLQGSDHKQRQWEKAREDVYLGSMLQFMRALYRNKIVEEGFDVRRLQKIPNAEKNRVKMIYKTSSVRADENGRLVSTVNRDSSAYYNRIMREDDFKKVYGKDLLRGDSMAYAIDSTVAGFDFPDYLLVIYKYKKNPPEFKQMFPKSSDAMMSEITLVNGKPLQVLANGSYFNPEDLLSTGYWGWWEKMGTMLPFDYQPPARK from the coding sequence ATGCGATCATTCCTTGTACTGCTTTTCTTCTCTTGGTTAACGGTTGCTCATGCACAGACGTTGCTAAAAGGCGTTGTGTTAGATGAGGAAAAGCACACTCCTGTTCCAAAAGCCAGCGTGTTTCTAAGCAACACCTCTATTGGTACAACCGCAAACGACGAAGGCGGCTTCGCTTTAAACGTTCCTGCGGGAAAATTTGAGCTGGTTGTTTCTTCTGTTGGCTACGCAACGTACAGCCAATCCATCAACACAAACGAAGTGCTTGGTTTCATCACCATCAAACTAACACCAAAAGCACCGGAATTAGAAACGATCATCATTGAGCCTTACGAAAAAGACGGCTGGGAAAAATGGGGAAAATGGTTTACCGACAACTTCATTGGCACAACGGAATACAGTCGCGATTGCCGGATAAAAAATCCCGAAGCATTGAAATTCCGCAATTCAAAAAAGAACAACACTTTGACCGCCGTTGCCGTTGCGCCCTTGCAAATAGAAAACAAAGCACTCGGCTATCGCATCACTTATCAACTCGAAGATTTTCGTTACAATTTTAAAACGCGGATGTTGTTTTACGCCGGCTTCCCATTCTTTCAGAACTTGCAGGGCAGTGACCACAAACAACGGCAATGGGAAAAAGCAAGAGAAGACGTGTACCTGGGTTCTATGCTTCAGTTTATGCGGGCACTTTACCGAAACAAAATTGTTGAAGAAGGTTTCGATGTAAGGCGGCTTCAAAAAATCCCCAATGCCGAAAAAAACCGGGTTAAAATGATTTACAAAACAAGCAGCGTACGTGCTGATGAAAACGGAAGACTGGTTTCCACCGTCAACCGCGACAGTTCGGCTTATTATAACCGCATCATGCGTGAGGACGATTTCAAAAAAGTTTACGGAAAAGACCTTTTGCGCGGCGACAGCATGGCATACGCAATTGATTCGACCGTGGCCGGGTTTGACTTTCCCGACTACTTGCTCGTTATCTACAAGTACAAAAAAAATCCTCCTGAATTCAAGCAGATGTTTCCGAAAAGCAGCGACGCGATGATGTCGGAAATTACGCTGGTGAACGGCAAGCCGCTGCAAGTGCTGGCCAACGGCTCTTATTTTAATCCCGAAGATTTATTGAGCACCGGTTATTGGGGCTGGTGGGAAAAGATGGGAACGATGTTGCCCTTCGATTATCAGCCACCAGCACGCAAGTAG
- the mgrA gene encoding L-glyceraldehyde 3-phosphate reductase, whose protein sequence is MTYQPSPGRYAYMEYRRCGHSGLKLPALSLGLWHNFGRQDDYEKCRDIMHTAFDCGITHFDLANNYGPPPGAAEETFGKILKDDFKAYRDEMIISSKAGYPMWPGPYGDFGSKKYLVASLDQSLKRMGLDYVDIFYHHRPDPETPLEESMTALHQLVQQGKALYVGVSSYSPEQTKEAYKVLNSLGTPLLIHQPKYSLMVRTPEQGLLDTIEKLNIGCITFSSLAQGLLTDRYLHGIPEDSRAASGRGNGAIDTNVITDELISKIQRLNTLAEGRGQTLAQMSLAWVLKDKRVTSVIIGASKPEQVLDSAQSLRNYNFSEDELRQIDEILG, encoded by the coding sequence ATGACTTACCAACCATCGCCCGGCCGCTACGCATACATGGAGTACCGCCGCTGCGGCCACAGCGGCCTTAAACTGCCCGCACTTTCACTGGGCCTTTGGCACAACTTCGGCCGGCAGGACGATTACGAAAAATGCCGCGACATCATGCACACCGCTTTTGATTGCGGCATTACGCATTTTGACCTGGCCAACAATTACGGTCCGCCGCCGGGTGCCGCGGAAGAAACCTTTGGAAAAATTTTAAAAGATGATTTCAAAGCCTACCGCGACGAGATGATCATTTCATCAAAAGCTGGTTATCCGATGTGGCCGGGGCCTTACGGCGATTTCGGTTCAAAAAAATATTTGGTGGCTTCGCTCGACCAAAGCCTGAAGCGTATGGGATTGGATTACGTGGATATTTTTTATCATCATCGGCCCGATCCTGAAACGCCGCTGGAAGAATCAATGACGGCACTTCATCAACTTGTGCAACAAGGCAAAGCTTTGTACGTTGGCGTTTCCAGCTACTCGCCGGAACAAACAAAAGAAGCCTACAAAGTTCTGAATAGCCTGGGCACGCCGTTGCTCATTCACCAGCCCAAGTATTCGTTGATGGTGCGCACACCCGAACAAGGTCTGCTGGACACCATTGAAAAATTAAACATCGGCTGCATTACCTTTTCCTCGCTTGCACAAGGCTTGCTAACCGACCGCTATCTGCACGGCATTCCCGAAGACTCGCGGGCCGCAAGCGGCAGGGGCAACGGCGCCATTGATACCAACGTTATCACAGACGAATTGATTTCCAAAATTCAACGCTTAAACACGCTTGCGGAAGGCCGCGGGCAAACGCTTGCGCAAATGTCGCTGGCCTGGGTGCTGAAAGACAAACGTGTTACTTCCGTCATTATTGGCGCAAGCAAACCCGAACAGGTTTTGGACTCGGCGCAAAGCCTGCGCAATTACAATTTCAGCGAAGACGAGCTTCGGCAAATAGATGAAATACTCGGATAA
- a CDS encoding T9SS type B sorting domain-containing protein, producing the protein MYRTAALFFFLSFARVAHSQLVINEVGIAPTGGNGSQFVELFNRSGCTVDLSCYTLIFSSTSGANGTGNPTGWTVKIPSGKNISGGGYFLIGGTAGTAGVSSGTGYPTGGAVNSYAGAADVNIGTLAVTANAVYMKQFLSAGSFPNTKGQLSLLDASGNLVTSVSYNNGNNAGTYPLSAYTTCAASGNAQGVNNVPNPGNSINNVNAVFSSASNQGIYLSSSGTYLTEPSLTPGVSNAGNGGTQICSGPVLNAVNNAAVCFGANTQTVLLSYSSSNAPATYTLTWDATSSVYFSAVNNATLGGNILITVPANTPPGAYTGYLRLSNVCGNSCTKPFTLTVNALPSVNAGSYAPVCINSSSILLNGMPAGGTFTGTNVTGNNFIPPGTAGNYVINYAYTDAASGCSNNAAATINVSSSASTYTTACTDNTPFVFFGQSFTTTGLHTVLLNNVNGCTDTARLYLVVKQAETVDTTSCDSVLYNGTTYTDDANFTQTVSSVVLACDSLVKNIHIRIKRATVKDTTVCLPPNGSIALLGQTFSSSGNYLLYTTNTKGCDSTVRLNLTVADIQMQTHTGCDSVWLNGQRFYASTVFSDTLYNQQGCDSIIQTHNVVVNHSLHTYLNVCLASGQAYNFNGQVLNASGDYTVTLNGVSCDSVVHLHLLIAQRQTILYQGCNRFTYNGVTYVSSTTLTDTLRSTITGCDSILQTIQILIQPVLHTNINACIQQGQSYFFNNQSLTTGGYYTAQLTTHDGCDSIVQLYLTMAVTQTQNISGCDSLFWHGQMYYVSTRSIDTVRSSLSSCDSLYRVTNITITASPVRYTSVCLGPGQSYSFNGQSLSGSGQYTAVFVRLGFCDSTVHLKLVIASVQQQTLNGCGSVVYNGTTYTSSTLLRDTLRSAGFCDSVYRIVQINVLPTLQTFVTTCINQGQSYLFNGQTLTANGYYTTTYQTTNCDSTVRLYLTVTQTKTQTAQGCDSVMFKGRAYFSSTVVRDTIRSLVSGCDSLITITTLTVYTTKHQYVSVCLQPGQTYNFNGQLLTNTGNYQTVYTTSTCDSIVRLYLVVAGRQSLTLKGCNGIVYNGITYNSSTIVRDTVKSLVTSCDSLYRDVNILIASVQQTFITACIAPGNGYLFNGQWLTVTGKYAANFTTATGCDSLVNLYLVVSKVNEQSVSGCDSVVYKGTVFTTPAVITDTTKSAVTHCDSIINVITITVNKKPALNISRDTIVCRWGTAVLNASSPGTPVNWTNFGNTAFIVVSPQSTTQYFASAVDTNGCKNTKTVTVFVEDFLIVLRPNINPALSGTNVLIQSSSNLPYSIATWQPANLFRNQTSKSQGFAMDTSVNITAVGQSSLGCRDTATLQLIAIPLDDVYIPSAFTPNGDGRNDEVKVMGTAINEIDFKIFNRWGQMVFHTTDKSRGWNGMMNGTLQPNGTYVYTVRVKKASGQIVEKKGTVTLIH; encoded by the coding sequence ATGTACCGTACAGCCGCCCTGTTTTTCTTTTTATCATTTGCCCGGGTGGCACATTCGCAACTTGTCATTAACGAAGTCGGCATTGCACCAACGGGTGGCAACGGCAGCCAGTTTGTTGAACTCTTTAACCGCAGCGGCTGCACCGTTGATTTAAGTTGTTACACTTTAATATTTAGCAGCACCAGCGGTGCAAACGGCACCGGCAATCCTACCGGCTGGACGGTCAAAATTCCCTCGGGAAAAAACATCAGCGGCGGCGGATACTTTTTGATAGGCGGTACTGCGGGAACTGCCGGTGTAAGCAGTGGAACCGGCTATCCTACGGGTGGCGCCGTAAACAGTTATGCAGGTGCAGCCGATGTTAACATAGGCACGTTGGCCGTCACTGCTAACGCTGTGTACATGAAACAATTTTTAAGCGCCGGCAGCTTTCCCAATACAAAAGGCCAGCTAAGTTTGTTGGATGCCTCAGGCAATCTTGTAACGTCGGTTTCTTACAACAACGGCAACAACGCAGGCACTTACCCGTTGAGTGCTTATACAACATGCGCCGCATCGGGGAACGCACAAGGTGTAAACAATGTTCCCAATCCGGGCAATTCAATAAACAACGTTAATGCCGTATTTAGTTCGGCATCTAACCAAGGCATTTATTTGAGCAGCAGCGGAACGTACCTGACCGAACCAAGTTTAACGCCAGGTGTTTCCAATGCAGGCAACGGCGGAACACAAATTTGCAGCGGTCCTGTGTTGAACGCAGTGAACAACGCAGCCGTATGTTTTGGTGCCAACACGCAAACTGTTTTACTTTCTTATTCGTCTTCAAACGCACCGGCTACTTATACCCTAACATGGGACGCAACGTCATCGGTTTATTTTTCAGCGGTCAACAACGCAACTCTCGGTGGCAATATTCTTATTACCGTACCCGCGAACACGCCACCGGGAGCGTACACCGGCTATCTTAGGTTGTCGAATGTTTGCGGCAACAGTTGCACAAAGCCATTTACGCTAACCGTCAATGCGCTTCCATCAGTGAATGCCGGCAGTTATGCGCCGGTTTGCATTAACAGTTCATCCATCCTTTTAAACGGCATGCCTGCTGGTGGAACGTTTACCGGAACAAACGTTACCGGAAATAATTTTATACCGCCGGGCACTGCGGGCAATTACGTCATTAATTATGCTTATACCGACGCAGCAAGCGGTTGTTCAAATAACGCAGCGGCTACGATCAATGTTTCATCGTCGGCTAGTACATACACCACGGCTTGCACAGACAACACGCCGTTTGTATTCTTTGGACAATCGTTTACCACGACAGGTTTGCATACCGTGCTTTTGAACAACGTCAACGGCTGTACCGATACGGCACGTCTTTACTTGGTGGTGAAGCAAGCGGAAACTGTTGATACAACAAGTTGCGATTCGGTTTTGTACAACGGAACCACTTACACAGATGATGCAAACTTTACGCAAACGGTCAGCAGCGTTGTTCTTGCCTGCGATTCGCTTGTAAAAAATATTCACATACGAATCAAGCGGGCGACGGTAAAAGACACAACGGTATGCCTGCCGCCAAACGGTTCGATTGCTTTACTCGGACAAACATTTTCATCGAGCGGAAATTATCTCTTGTACACGACAAATACCAAAGGATGTGATAGTACTGTTCGCTTAAACCTGACCGTTGCAGATATACAGATGCAGACGCATACTGGTTGCGATTCGGTGTGGTTAAACGGACAACGATTTTATGCATCTACCGTTTTCTCAGACACCTTGTACAATCAACAAGGTTGCGATAGCATAATACAAACGCACAACGTCGTCGTCAATCATTCGTTGCATACCTACCTGAATGTTTGTCTTGCAAGCGGACAGGCGTATAACTTCAACGGACAGGTATTAAACGCATCGGGAGATTACACCGTAACACTAAACGGTGTTTCCTGCGACAGCGTTGTGCACCTGCATTTGTTGATTGCACAACGACAAACCATCCTTTACCAGGGATGCAATCGTTTCACGTATAACGGTGTGACTTATGTTTCGTCAACAACGTTAACGGACACGCTTCGAAGCACAATCACAGGTTGTGACAGCATTTTGCAAACCATTCAAATTCTCATTCAACCAGTTCTTCATACAAATATCAACGCTTGCATTCAACAAGGACAGTCCTACTTTTTCAACAATCAATCCTTAACGACAGGAGGTTATTATACTGCGCAATTGACGACGCACGACGGCTGCGACAGTATCGTGCAGTTGTATTTGACGATGGCCGTTACACAAACGCAAAACATCAGCGGTTGCGATAGCTTGTTCTGGCATGGACAGATGTATTATGTCTCAACGCGGTCAATTGACACGGTTCGCAGTTCGCTTTCGTCATGCGACAGCCTTTATCGGGTAACCAACATAACAATCACTGCTTCACCCGTTCGGTACACGTCTGTTTGTCTTGGCCCCGGGCAATCTTATTCATTCAACGGACAAAGCTTAAGCGGTTCAGGACAATACACAGCTGTTTTCGTTCGCCTGGGCTTTTGCGACAGCACTGTACACCTAAAACTTGTTATAGCTTCCGTTCAACAGCAAACGCTCAACGGTTGCGGGAGTGTTGTTTACAACGGCACAACTTATACATCCTCCACGCTTTTAAGAGACACCCTGCGAAGCGCGGGTTTCTGCGATAGCGTTTACCGCATTGTACAAATAAATGTTTTGCCGACGCTGCAAACTTTTGTCACAACCTGTATTAACCAAGGTCAATCCTATCTCTTTAACGGGCAAACATTAACCGCAAACGGTTATTATACGACAACGTATCAAACGACGAATTGCGACAGCACCGTGCGGCTTTATTTGACCGTAACGCAAACAAAAACGCAAACTGCACAAGGCTGCGATTCGGTGATGTTTAAAGGGAGAGCCTATTTTTCTTCCACCGTTGTTCGTGATACAATCAGAAGCCTTGTTTCGGGTTGCGATAGTCTAATTACAATCACCACGCTAACCGTTTATACAACCAAACATCAATACGTTTCTGTTTGTTTGCAGCCGGGTCAGACTTATAATTTCAACGGCCAACTATTGACCAACACAGGCAATTATCAGACTGTGTACACGACAAGCACATGCGACAGTATCGTTCGTTTATATCTTGTTGTGGCGGGCCGGCAAAGTCTCACGTTAAAGGGCTGCAACGGCATTGTCTATAACGGAATCACCTACAACTCATCCACGATTGTAAGAGATACTGTAAAGAGTCTTGTTACTTCATGCGACAGTCTTTATCGCGACGTAAACATTCTTATTGCTTCCGTACAGCAAACTTTTATCACAGCTTGCATCGCGCCGGGCAACGGTTACCTTTTTAACGGACAATGGCTGACAGTTACAGGAAAGTATGCGGCCAACTTTACGACGGCTACGGGTTGCGACAGCCTTGTGAATTTGTACTTGGTCGTGAGCAAGGTGAATGAGCAATCCGTTTCCGGCTGCGATTCGGTTGTTTACAAAGGCACGGTTTTTACGACGCCGGCCGTTATAACCGACACGACGAAGAGTGCTGTCACGCATTGCGACAGCATCATCAACGTGATAACCATAACAGTCAATAAAAAACCGGCATTAAACATAAGCCGCGACACAATCGTTTGCCGTTGGGGAACGGCGGTTTTAAACGCATCGTCACCCGGTACCCCTGTAAACTGGACGAACTTTGGCAATACAGCTTTCATTGTCGTTTCTCCGCAAAGCACAACGCAATATTTTGCCAGCGCCGTTGATACCAACGGATGCAAGAACACAAAGACTGTAACGGTTTTTGTAGAAGACTTTTTAATTGTCTTGCGACCTAATATAAATCCGGCACTTTCCGGAACGAATGTGTTGATCCAATCAAGCAGTAACCTCCCTTATTCAATTGCAACATGGCAACCGGCAAACTTGTTCCGCAATCAAACAAGCAAAAGCCAAGGATTTGCAATGGACACATCGGTAAACATCACAGCCGTTGGACAATCATCGCTCGGCTGCAGGGATACCGCAACCTTGCAACTGATCGCTATCCCGCTCGACGACGTTTACATTCCATCAGCCTTTACGCCAAACGGTGACGGACGAAACGATGAAGTGAAAGTGATGGGCACGGCAATTAATGAGATTGACTTTAAAATTTTTAACCGCTGGGGACAAATGGTTTTTCATACGACAGATAAAAGCCGTGGGTGGAACGGAATGATGAACGGCACGCTGCAACCAAATGGAACGTATGTGTACACTGTGCGGGTGAAGAAAGCAAGCGGTCAGATAGTGGAGAAGAAAGGCACAGTGACGCTAATTCACTAA
- the uvrA gene encoding excinuclease ABC subunit UvrA — MKEQVVKTRRKKEEIAVADDSIFIKGARVHNLKNIDVSFPRNKLIVVTGVSGSGKSSLTIDTLFAEGQRRYAESLSAYVRQFLARMDKPDVDYIKGLAPAIAIEQKVITRTPRSTVGSMTEIYDYLRLMFARIGKTISPVSGRVVKKDDVKDVLEAIKVLKEGSRVFILSAFKTHRNRDEREELNILMQKGFSRIYVSPFSATQKENAAGKGTTYSIEDVLSNPDDFKKAFKYPENVYVLVDRIVAKEFDEDDEHRLGDSIGTAFYEGEGDVYVEVDGEKILHFNNRFELDGMSFEEPSPNLFSFNNPFGACPVCEGFSMVLGIDEDLVIPDKRLSVYEGAVAPWKGEKLGRWRENFVKAARHFDFPVHKPVADLTKEQYRVLWEGNSYADGINAFFKEVEQNLYKVQYRVILSRYRGRTKCPECGGYRLRKEALYVKVHGAHIGELSEMPIADLKDWFNRTSRDFTDFEKEVGKRILIEINHRIDTMLSVGLGYLTLNRLANTLSGGESQRIQLTRSLGSNLTNSLYILDEPSIGLHPRDTFNLIRVLKELRDLGNTVVVVEHDEMMMREADHIIDMGPLASHLGGEVIAAGNYEQIISNPKSLTGKYLSGELSIDAPKKVRKWNSSIIIEGARQHNLKDITVEFPLNVLCVVSGVSGSGKTTLVKHILYPGLKKLQGEPTDKVGFHKAIKGDVESITQVEMVDQNPIGKSSRSNPVTYVRAWDNVRDLYASQPLSKIRGFQPKHFSFNVDGGRCDACKGEGEKIVEMQFLADVHLTCEVCHGRRFKEEVLEVQYKGKGVFDVLEMSVDEAIDFFADEKSILTAIKPLSEVGLGYVKLGQSSDTLSGGEAQRVKLASFLGKGRAAGKILFIFDEPTTGLHFHDIKKLLASFNALIEQGHSILVIEHNTDVIKSADWVIDLGPEAGDAGGYLVYEGKPEGLKKVKESHTGQFI, encoded by the coding sequence ATGAAAGAGCAAGTTGTTAAGACCAGAAGAAAGAAAGAAGAGATTGCCGTTGCCGATGATTCAATATTTATCAAAGGCGCAAGGGTTCACAACCTCAAAAACATTGACGTCAGTTTTCCGCGCAATAAACTCATAGTCGTTACCGGCGTATCGGGTTCCGGTAAATCATCCTTAACCATAGACACCTTGTTTGCCGAAGGCCAGCGCCGCTACGCCGAGAGCCTCAGTGCTTATGTACGGCAGTTTTTGGCCCGCATGGACAAGCCCGACGTTGATTACATCAAAGGTCTTGCGCCGGCCATTGCCATTGAGCAAAAAGTCATTACCCGCACGCCGCGAAGCACCGTGGGCAGCATGACCGAGATTTACGATTACCTGCGCCTGATGTTTGCACGCATCGGTAAAACCATTTCGCCTGTTTCCGGCCGCGTGGTAAAAAAGGACGATGTAAAAGATGTACTCGAAGCCATCAAAGTATTGAAAGAAGGCAGCCGTGTTTTTATCCTGTCGGCTTTTAAAACGCACCGCAACCGCGACGAACGTGAAGAGCTAAACATCCTGATGCAAAAAGGCTTTTCGCGGATTTATGTTTCGCCGTTTTCAGCCACGCAGAAAGAAAATGCGGCAGGCAAAGGCACAACGTATTCGATTGAAGACGTGCTCTCAAATCCCGATGATTTTAAAAAAGCTTTTAAGTACCCCGAGAATGTGTACGTGTTGGTTGACCGCATCGTCGCCAAGGAATTTGACGAAGACGACGAACACCGTCTGGGCGATTCCATCGGCACCGCGTTTTACGAAGGCGAAGGCGATGTATATGTGGAGGTTGACGGTGAAAAGATTCTGCACTTCAACAACCGTTTTGAACTGGATGGAATGAGCTTTGAAGAACCTTCCCCCAATTTGTTTTCCTTCAACAATCCTTTTGGTGCTTGCCCGGTTTGCGAAGGCTTTTCGATGGTGTTGGGCATTGACGAAGACTTGGTGATTCCCGACAAACGTTTGAGCGTTTACGAAGGTGCCGTGGCGCCCTGGAAAGGAGAGAAGTTAGGCCGCTGGCGCGAAAACTTTGTGAAGGCGGCAAGGCATTTTGATTTCCCGGTTCACAAGCCCGTTGCTGATTTAACGAAAGAACAATACCGCGTTTTGTGGGAGGGCAATAGCTACGCGGACGGCATCAATGCTTTTTTTAAAGAAGTAGAACAGAATTTATACAAGGTACAGTACCGCGTAATTCTTAGCCGCTATCGCGGACGAACAAAATGTCCCGAGTGTGGAGGCTATCGCTTGCGCAAAGAAGCGTTGTACGTAAAAGTTCACGGTGCTCACATTGGCGAATTGAGCGAGATGCCGATCGCGGATTTGAAGGATTGGTTTAACAGGACGAGTCGGGATTTTACAGATTTTGAAAAGGAAGTCGGCAAACGAATCCTTATTGAGATCAATCACCGCATTGACACGATGCTGAGCGTGGGTTTGGGTTATTTGACCTTGAACCGTTTGGCAAACACGTTAAGCGGCGGCGAAAGCCAGCGCATTCAATTAACGCGAAGCTTGGGCAGCAATCTTACCAACTCGCTTTATATTTTGGATGAGCCTTCCATTGGCTTGCATCCGAGAGATACGTTCAATTTAATTCGCGTTTTGAAAGAACTGCGCGACTTGGGTAATACGGTTGTTGTTGTTGAACACGACGAAATGATGATGCGTGAAGCCGATCACATTATTGACATGGGGCCGCTGGCTTCGCACCTTGGCGGCGAAGTGATTGCCGCTGGCAATTACGAACAAATCATTAGCAACCCGAAAAGTTTAACCGGAAAATATTTGAGTGGAGAGCTAAGCATTGATGCGCCAAAAAAAGTTCGTAAGTGGAATAGCTCCATCATCATTGAAGGCGCACGGCAGCACAACTTGAAGGACATCACGGTTGAATTTCCGTTGAACGTTCTTTGCGTGGTTAGCGGCGTTAGCGGCAGTGGAAAAACAACGCTCGTCAAACACATTCTTTATCCCGGCCTGAAAAAGTTACAAGGCGAGCCAACGGACAAAGTTGGTTTTCACAAAGCCATCAAAGGCGATGTAGAGTCCATCACGCAAGTAGAGATGGTGGACCAAAACCCGATTGGAAAATCATCGCGAAGCAACCCGGTTACTTACGTTCGTGCATGGGACAACGTTCGCGATTTGTACGCTTCGCAACCGCTGAGCAAAATTCGCGGCTTTCAACCCAAGCATTTTTCGTTTAACGTTGATGGCGGACGTTGCGATGCGTGCAAAGGTGAAGGTGAAAAAATCGTGGAGATGCAGTTCCTCGCCGACGTACACCTGACTTGCGAAGTTTGCCATGGACGAAGGTTTAAGGAAGAAGTTTTAGAAGTTCAATACAAAGGCAAAGGTGTGTTCGATGTGTTGGAGATGAGCGTGGACGAAGCCATTGATTTTTTTGCCGATGAAAAATCGATTCTAACAGCGATAAAACCTTTAAGTGAAGTTGGTTTGGGCTACGTAAAACTTGGACAATCTTCTGATACACTTTCTGGCGGTGAAGCGCAACGCGTAAAACTTGCATCTTTTCTTGGTAAAGGACGGGCGGCGGGTAAAATTCTTTTCATCTTTGATGAGCCCACAACAGGACTTCATTTTCACGACATAAAAAAATTGCTTGCTTCTTTCAACGCTTTGATTGAACAAGGCCATTCTATTCTTGTGATTGAACACAACACCGATGTCATTAAAAGCGCAGACTGGGTGATTGATCTCGGCCCCGAAGCCGGCGACGCAGGCGGTTATCTTGTGTATGAAGGCAAACCGGAAGGATTGAAGAAAGTAAAAGAGAGTCACACGGGACAATTTATTTAA